The following is a genomic window from Marinococcus sp. PL1-022.
TACGATTTTCTGCAGTTTTTTTCGTCCAACAATTTCTCTGGTATCCTCAAGCAGAGCCATAATCTTAGCGTGATCCGGTAGCATAATGCCGCTCCCCCTCCCTTTCTGCTGCTTTCTTTATGTATCTTCCGGCTTCGCCCGGAAGGACGGCGGAATTACCGTTCTACTTTCCCCAATTTTAAATGAAGGATGTCCTTAATCTGCTGCTTTGTATCTTCCTGCCCGGGCTCCTCGAGAATTTCTGACGGATAGTATAATTTATGGTCGGTCCGCTTTTTACCCGAAATCGCCTCTACCACATCTGACTCTCTCGACAATTCGCGGAGACGGCGGTCCGGCATCAAAAGATGAATAGGCACCCGGTCCTCTTCCTCACCGGGCCGGTAGAAATCATACGGCAGATCCGACGAAGAATCGACGACCAGATAATATGCAGGATCCACACCAAGATCTGCAAACAGCTGCTGCAGTCGCAGCCATTCATTCATCATAAAGTGCTGGTCGAATTCCACATATTTAAACAGACGCCTGTTCATGAAGCGGCGGCACAGATCCTGCAGAATTGTATCTTCTTCCTTCTGCCACATCAAAAAATAATACATAACGACCGATTCGTCGAGGTCCAGATAATCCTCAAGCGTAATGGCCCCGCGGAAAAAGCTTTCAAAATGGTGCGGAGGGTATTTAAACGGATAATCCTCGTTTTTAAGATCTTTGACGCGCTGCAGGATTTTTGTCAGTATCACTTCCGCACTTCTTGTTACCGGATGGAAATACACCTGCCAGTACATCTGGTACCGGCTCATAATATAATCCTCGACCGCATGCATGCCGGTTGCCTTAATAACCACCTGATCTTCGGTCGGCCTCATGACTCGGAGTATACGCTCCATATCAAAATGACCGTAGCTGACCCCGGTATAAAAGGCATCCCGCTGCAGATAATCCATCCGGTCCGCATCAATCTGGCTGCTGATCATACTGACAATCAGCTTATTCGGATGGGTTTTTTCAATTACATCTGCGACCTGCTGAGGAAAATCCCCGCCCATCCGGCGGAGCACGGTGTTTACTTCAGTATCTCCCAGAATAATATGGCGCGTCCATTCTTCGTGGTCCGTGTTAAACACTTTTTCAAACGAATGGGAAAATGGCCCGTGGCCGATATCATGAAGAAGCGCCGCACTCAGGCAAAGCAGTCCTTCGTCCCCATTCCAGTGCGGACGACCTTCAAACACCTCGATAATCCTGCGCATGATTTCATACACGCCCAGGGAATGGTTGAAACGGGTATGCTCCGCTCCGTGAAACGTCAGAAACGTCGTTCCAAGCTGGCGGACGCGGCGCAGCCGTTGAAATTCTTTTGTTCCCACCAGATCCCATATGAGTTCATCGCTGATATGAATGTAGCGGTGGACCGGGTCCTTAAATACTTTTTCTTCTGGAAGCTTCTTATTTCCAACCGGCATGGTCATTGCGTTCCTTTCCGTCTCTGTTTCAGCGGGCCCGCTGATCGTATATTTCAATACTATTATTATAGCAAGTTCTTTCCTGGCTTAGCAAAAAAAGCAGCCATAAAAAATACCGGCAGCATATGCCGCCGGTACTTTTAAAATCATTCTTTTCCCATATGCTCTACTTCTTCTCCACGTTTTCGTTTCTCTGAACGGTCAATTACAAACGCACATACGGCGTCGCCTGTCACGTTCAGGGAAGTCCGGAGCATATCAAGCAGACGGTCGATACCGATAATCAGAGCAATACCTTCTACTGGCAGCCCGACCTGGGTAAGTACGAGCGAAAGCATAATCAGTCCCACGCCTGGAACGCCGGCAGTACCGATGCTTGCCAGAGTTGCCGTCAGGATAATGACGATTACCTGGGTAAAGGAAAGATCGATGCTGTACGCCTGCGCAATAAACACCGCCGCCACGGACTGCATAATGCCGGTACCGTCCATGTTGATCGTCGAACCAAGCGGCTGAACAAAGCTTGATACCGGTTTGCTTACCTTCAGTCGTTCCTGGGCCATCCTCATCGAAATCGGCAGCGTTCCACTCGAGCTCGATAAACTAAAGGCCACGGCCATTGCCGGGAAAAACTCCCTGAAGAACGTGAGCGGATTGCCCTTGCCGAGCAAAGAAATGGCAAGAGTGTAAACTATAGCCGCCTGAAGCACGAGAGCAAGAATAACTGCGAGAGCATACATTAAAATGGACTGAAGACCATCCAGCCCCGCTTCGCCAATGGCAGAAGCAATCAGGGCAAAGGCACCGAACGGCGCAGTGTACATAACAATCGTAACCAAAAACATGAGAATATCATTCAGCTGTTCAAAGAATTTCGTTACCATTGAAACTTTACTTCCAAGCATGGCAAGGGAAATACCGATAAAGATCCCAAAGGCAATAATCTGCAGCATGTTCGCCTCTGCCATCGCCTGTACCGGATTGTCCGGAATAATGCCAAGCAGGGTGTCAGTGATGGAAGGCGCTTCTTCTGCGTTATAGCTGGCGTTTTGAATGTCAAAGTCCCCGCCGGCTCCCGGCTGAAGTACATAAGCAACAATCACGCCGATGGTGAGCGCAATCGCCGTAGTTGCAAGGTAAAACACAATCGTCTTACCGCCGATCCGTCCGAGATCTCTCGGATTCAAAGCCGCTGCCCCGAGCGTAATCGAAACGAACACAATCGGTACTACGAGCATCGTAATTAAATTAAGGAAAATTTCGCCGACAGGATACAGTAAGTATGTATCTATTGGATTGTAGACGCTGTCCGGTCCAAAGCTTAGAATGATTCCTGCAATCACACCTGCGACAAGCGCGATTAAAATCCAAATCGTCAATTTCTTGTTCATGTTAAGGTCCCCCTTTTCAAATATAAATATTATGAATATTCTCTCTATGTTGTTTTTCGGGCCCCTCCACTTAAAAACTCTCTCAGGCAGATACCGTAATTATACTGTTCATTATTCTGTTTGGAAAGGAAAAATCCTGGTTTCTTCTATTATTTAGTGCCGTGCAATGTCCCACATAGAAATGGCAGTGTTATAATAAGACCGGTCAAAATGAAAATGAATAGAATCGGGGTACATAAAATGGAAATGAAAAATATTTTTGCCAATAAGGAATGGCGGTGGATCGATCATTCAGTCACAGGAATTAATATGGATCCATTGCAATCCTTTGCCTTTGATGATAATTTCTGTGTGAGTCTGGGAGAGGGTTCTTCCCCTTCTGTAATGCGTGCCTGGGTTCATGCTCCCACCGTTGTCCTCGGTATTCAGGATACCCGGCTGCCCGCTGCGGCCAACGGGCTTGAATATCTCCGGGAGCAGGGATACGAAGTTATTGTACGCAATTCCGGCGGCCTTGCTGTCGTGCTTGATGAAGGAATTTATAATCTATCCCTCATTTTTAAAGAAGAACGCGGGACTTCTATTCATGCCGGCTATGAATGGATGTGGTCATTTATTCAGGAGGTATTTGACGACAGTCCAGGGTACATTGATGCCTATGAAATCGTTGGCTCCTACTGTCCGGGGTCCTACGATTTAAGCATCGAAGGGAAAAAATTTGCCGGAATTTCGCAGCGCCGTATCAGAGGCGGGGTAGCGGTGCAGATTTATTTGGCCGTTACCCGGAGCGGAGCTGCCCGTGCCGA
Proteins encoded in this region:
- a CDS encoding HD domain-containing protein codes for the protein MPVGNKKLPEEKVFKDPVHRYIHISDELIWDLVGTKEFQRLRRVRQLGTTFLTFHGAEHTRFNHSLGVYEIMRRIIEVFEGRPHWNGDEGLLCLSAALLHDIGHGPFSHSFEKVFNTDHEEWTRHIILGDTEVNTVLRRMGGDFPQQVADVIEKTHPNKLIVSMISSQIDADRMDYLQRDAFYTGVSYGHFDMERILRVMRPTEDQVVIKATGMHAVEDYIMSRYQMYWQVYFHPVTRSAEVILTKILQRVKDLKNEDYPFKYPPHHFESFFRGAITLEDYLDLDESVVMYYFLMWQKEEDTILQDLCRRFMNRRLFKYVEFDQHFMMNEWLRLQQLFADLGVDPAYYLVVDSSSDLPYDFYRPGEEEDRVPIHLLMPDRRLRELSRESDVVEAISGKKRTDHKLYYPSEILEEPGQEDTKQQIKDILHLKLGKVER
- a CDS encoding dicarboxylate/amino acid:cation symporter, which encodes MNKKLTIWILIALVAGVIAGIILSFGPDSVYNPIDTYLLYPVGEIFLNLITMLVVPIVFVSITLGAAALNPRDLGRIGGKTIVFYLATTAIALTIGVIVAYVLQPGAGGDFDIQNASYNAEEAPSITDTLLGIIPDNPVQAMAEANMLQIIAFGIFIGISLAMLGSKVSMVTKFFEQLNDILMFLVTIVMYTAPFGAFALIASAIGEAGLDGLQSILMYALAVILALVLQAAIVYTLAISLLGKGNPLTFFREFFPAMAVAFSLSSSSGTLPISMRMAQERLKVSKPVSSFVQPLGSTINMDGTGIMQSVAAVFIAQAYSIDLSFTQVIVIILTATLASIGTAGVPGVGLIMLSLVLTQVGLPVEGIALIIGIDRLLDMLRTSLNVTGDAVCAFVIDRSEKRKRGEEVEHMGKE
- a CDS encoding lipoate--protein ligase family protein, producing MEMKNIFANKEWRWIDHSVTGINMDPLQSFAFDDNFCVSLGEGSSPSVMRAWVHAPTVVLGIQDTRLPAAANGLEYLREQGYEVIVRNSGGLAVVLDEGIYNLSLIFKEERGTSIHAGYEWMWSFIQEVFDDSPGYIDAYEIVGSYCPGSYDLSIEGKKFAGISQRRIRGGVAVQIYLAVTRSGAARAEVLREFYERAAADQADTRIAWPAVVPSVMTSLEELYGTAFSIQDINRRIQQTAERLGASVYEDQLTEDEQSRFAHFYDRVLARNKKATQPRS